The Brachypodium distachyon strain Bd21 chromosome 4, Brachypodium_distachyon_v3.0, whole genome shotgun sequence nucleotide sequence CAAATGCTGTGGCCAGCTGGTTGTTGCTTGCAGAACTGAATGTTCTTGCAGGTGTAGCATCTAGGAGATGTGCAAAAATGGAATGGTAATTAGTTCATCAAAGTTGCTTCCATCTGGTCCATTTAACACTTCGAATCATGTGAATTTGCATGTTACCTCCATTGACACTGAAGAAATCGTCCTCACAATCTGAGTCTAACCAAGGAGAGGCTTCAAAGAAGGCTTCATCTCTGCTGCTGGCTGCACAATTCAAGCAGGTAATTATACTCTGAAAGTGATTGATAACTGAAACGGGTCACACTTCTGTTCAGACATAATAATGACAATAGCTCAACGGCCACTAGACAATAATTATGCAGGAAAGCGTGAGGCCCATGTTCGTCCCGCGATATCAATCTTCCGTCATTCATCATAAAGAAGATGAAACGTGCTTGCTCCCTACTCGTTAGCATCATTAAGAGATGCAGAGAAATGTCAACATTTTGTCAGCTCCAAGCCTCTAACGTACAGTTTGTACAGAGAAATGCCAACATGATATCTTGCTGATTCTTTTCTCTCATTTTTTTGAGATATTGGTTACTTTTCTTTAGTAGGGCACCAAATCTTCCTGTAGAATGATACAGATGCAAATAATCTTCATTATGTAATTTTTAGCAGTTTAATTATGAGTTGGCGATTGTCTGTTTAGTCGGGCGGCCACGTTCCTACTGAAAAATACATAATATATACtgatgaagatttttttttctgatcaCGTAGTGAGTTTGATACACTCATACACAGATACAACTCTGTTTGCTTCCTTCAAAATTGAGCAAGTGCATCATGTCTCTGGTTAAATCCTAAACTTGAATATGATGATTGTTTCAAAAGGATCAATCAATAAAATTGAGAGGGTGGCAGCTTAGTTGTGGTGTGCTTGTGCCGGTGAATGTTCAGTGTGGCTGACAAACATCGGTATAATATTGTAACTGAGTTCCTAGGATCATACCCTTGTTCTGTACTGAACCATAAAACAAGGAACCTCCACTTATTTCGATAAAAAGAAGGAACTTCCACTAGAACAAGTCTCTGTTGAATGGATGCAATCGATGATATCGCTATTCGGTAGGTCATCGATTCGGTCTGAACAATGTTTTTAGAAATCCCAACGTTTGAAAATGCCAAATGACCAACAATTAATATGTGATCACAAAGCATATCTTTGGCAAGCAAGATAAGGAAATTTCTTGTGTAAAAGCCACACTTTCTGCCCTCTCACTAAACAAAAGTTATTCTGAAATCCCTTTAAAAAAGTTATTCTGAAATAAATGCTACGTTGTCACCGCATCAAAAGAAATCCCGAGCTATGTCCAACCCAAAATCGGAACAAGTACCGATATCTCGAAACCTAGTGAACTGATCAGAAACAAGAGACATGGAGACTGATAATCCACACCTACTGATTCagaaacacaaacaaacaaaggcctagaaaaaaaagaaaagcattaCGTACCATAGCCAATGGATGTGGTTCCAACGGGGAGGACATCATCAGGCGCTACTTGCCTGCTGTTGGAGCCAGCAGCTCCTCCATCAAGAGCTCCAGGGGATTGAAATGGAGCTGAGGAGACCTTCTTCGCCGATCTGGAACCTTTACCCCTGCGGATCAACAACATATCTACTCTCCCCTGCAacaactagctagctaagctcgTGTTCTTGGACGGCTATACTTTGCAAGGTCAAACATGTAACATGGCTGGTTCAGAATTGCGCTGAGGAGATCTGCCACAATGTGGAGAGTCAGCGAGAGATGGTTTATTTTAGTGGGAGAAGTAGAGTACGGCTATGGAGTTCCAGAGTGGACTAATGGCCACAAGCAAGGCAGCATAAGAGACGGATCTGACTTGGGGTTTGTGCTTGTGCAGGAGAGGAAATCGGTTCGTGggtatgtatgtatgtgtgaTGTGACTGTATGAGATGCTTGCCTTGAGTGAGCAAGGCTGCCTGTTTGGGCAAGAGATGGGAATGGATGGTCGGATGGATGGAGGTTTGTGGTTCGACGGGTTGCTTGAAAGCTAACCCTGCATTTCTGGGAAACGCATGCGCAGACAAGAGGCCAAGACTGTACCCAACGACTTCATGATGTGCTGCAGGGGACTGGTGAGGCTAACAGAACAAATTGATTAGAAATAGGGGGGGCGTTTAGATGCCGGCACGAGGCGAAACCAGGCCCACGCGATGTTTAAAGTGGACGACATGGGGTCGCTGACACGTGGGGTCGGGGTGTGACGTACTCCGGGAAATCTTCCTCCTACTCTTGACAACACCCGAATTGACTATTTTTCTAGGGCCAGGCTTGCTAGGACATAGCGAGTGCGGGAGATGTTCGGCTTTGGCGTCCTCTATATATGGAGGTTGTCGGTTCCGAATTCACACTCCTTTGTACTCAGTTTCTGCACAACAAAGACTActtcctcgtctccggcggcAGATTCTTCTTCGGGGGTGCTCCCCTGCCTCTTTTCCGGATGAAGGTAAGTTTGACGTACGACATTAAGCAATGCATGTGCTAGAAATATGCCTTAGGAAGATGATTGTATTTGATTTATAAAGTATTGTCTTTCAATATCATCTTAAACATTGATACACAGTATGTGATTTGCTTATGGAACTCATGTAAAATGACTATTGTGAAGTGGCCATATGTGTAGACAGACATGTGTATTAGTGGATGACCATGTTTCACGTCTCCTAGGCACATAGATCCCGAACCAATAATCTGGACTCGTATTCTACTTTGCTAGTTTTCAGATAATCAGATGGAAATT carries:
- the LOC100826793 gene encoding uncharacterized protein LOC100826793 — its product is MLLIRRGKGSRSAKKVSSAPFQSPGALDGGAAGSNSRQVAPDDVLPVGTTSIGYASSRDEAFFEASPWLDSDCEDDFFSVNGDATPARTFSSASNNQLATAFGPQTQKLPTLEAILKAEPLKPRPLQMKLGDLLKEEQEAGIDGADELSRAWSSRAGDEAGRCCFPQLARVIHERRKK